A window of Cohnella herbarum contains these coding sequences:
- the lexA gene encoding transcriptional repressor LexA → MSKMSNRQNSILEFIKNEVREKGYPPSVREIGEAVGLASSSTVHGHLDRLEKKGLIRRDPTKPRAIEILGDEDDSVYGISSSVRQIPLLGKVTAGVPITATENIEEYYPLPVTMVGDQPVFMLSVMGDSMIEAGIHNGDYVIVRQQPTAMNGDIVVAMTDENEATVKTFYKERDHIRLQPENSSMQPLRLTNVSILGKVIGLIRSFM, encoded by the coding sequence GTGTCCAAGATGTCCAATCGCCAGAATTCCATACTCGAATTCATCAAGAATGAAGTCAGGGAGAAAGGGTATCCCCCTTCCGTTCGCGAGATCGGAGAAGCCGTAGGGCTCGCTTCCAGTTCCACCGTCCACGGTCATTTGGATCGCTTGGAGAAGAAAGGCTTGATTAGGCGCGACCCCACTAAACCTCGGGCAATCGAGATTCTCGGGGACGAGGACGACTCGGTGTACGGAATTTCTTCGTCCGTTCGCCAGATTCCCCTCCTTGGTAAAGTAACGGCGGGCGTTCCGATCACGGCCACGGAGAACATCGAAGAATATTATCCGTTGCCCGTGACCATGGTCGGCGATCAGCCCGTATTCATGCTCTCCGTAATGGGAGACAGTATGATCGAAGCCGGTATCCATAACGGCGATTACGTTATCGTGCGTCAACAACCGACGGCGATGAACGGAGATATCGTCGTGGCGATGACGGACGAGAACGAGGCTACGGTCAAGACCTTCTACAAAGAACGGGATCATATCCGTCTCCAACCGGAGAATTCCAGCATGCAGCCGTTACGTCTAACGAACGTCAGCATCCTGGGCAAGGTAATCGGATTAATTCGCTCCTTCATGTAA
- a CDS encoding LysM peptidoglycan-binding domain-containing protein — MDSGDTLWHIAKLHMKDSLDTRQAVHDITQRNRLTSSEVKVGQALIIPADILP, encoded by the coding sequence GTGGACAGCGGGGACACGCTTTGGCATATTGCGAAGCTTCATATGAAGGATTCCTTAGATACCCGTCAAGCCGTACATGATATCACTCAGAGGAATCGATTGACTTCCTCGGAAGTGAAGGTCGGTCAAGCACTGATTATTCCAGCGGATATTCTACCTTAG
- a CDS encoding DUF896 domain-containing protein yields the protein MEMDKIINRINELSRKNKTEGLNESELAERDQLRRQYISIFKQNFRQELDRIEIVDESSEPTIKH from the coding sequence ATGGAAATGGACAAAATTATTAACAGAATTAACGAACTCTCACGTAAAAATAAAACCGAGGGCTTAAATGAGAGCGAGCTTGCAGAACGCGATCAACTCCGTCGGCAATATATTTCAATATTTAAGCAAAATTTCCGTCAAGAGCTTGATCGCATCGAAATCGTTGACGAGTCGAGCGAACCTACAATTAAGCATTAA
- a CDS encoding HAD family hydrolase, protein MSVKAVMFDLDDTLLWDDRSVSEAFKHTCRLAAEEAGVNEDELEASVRREARAIYETYETYGFTQMIGINPFEALWGKFERGEHPMFRKLEQLAPEYRVQAWTRGLAALGVDHPELGSRLAANFFSQRRQLKYVYEETFSVLDELKGKYKLLLLTNGSPDLQQEKLDGMPDLIPYFDSIVISGNFGEGKPSSKLFAHAMEQIGIQADEGIMVGDKLTTDILGANRIGMTSVWINRHDAVRNDEIIPTYEIKSLTELHELLNTLNRQA, encoded by the coding sequence ATGTCGGTTAAGGCGGTTATGTTCGATTTAGACGATACATTGCTATGGGATGACCGTAGCGTTAGCGAAGCTTTTAAGCATACTTGCCGGTTGGCCGCGGAAGAGGCAGGCGTTAATGAAGACGAGCTTGAAGCATCCGTTCGCCGTGAAGCAAGAGCGATCTACGAAACGTATGAAACTTACGGTTTTACGCAAATGATCGGGATTAACCCTTTCGAGGCGCTATGGGGGAAATTCGAGCGAGGCGAGCATCCGATGTTCCGCAAGCTGGAGCAATTGGCTCCGGAATACCGCGTTCAGGCTTGGACGAGAGGGCTGGCGGCGCTCGGCGTTGACCATCCCGAGCTTGGCAGCCGGTTGGCGGCAAACTTTTTCTCGCAAAGACGCCAACTGAAATACGTATACGAAGAAACGTTCTCCGTGTTAGACGAACTTAAAGGCAAATATAAATTGCTGCTTCTGACGAACGGATCACCGGACCTTCAACAGGAAAAGTTGGACGGCATGCCCGATCTTATTCCTTACTTCGATTCCATCGTGATTTCCGGAAATTTCGGCGAAGGCAAGCCATCTTCCAAGCTTTTCGCGCACGCGATGGAGCAAATCGGCATCCAGGCAGACGAAGGCATTATGGTTGGAGACAAGTTGACGACCGATATTCTAGGCGCTAACCGTATTGGCATGACGTCCGTTTGGATTAATCGCCATGACGCCGTACGTAATGACGAAATCATTCCGACGTATGAGATTAAGAGTCTTACCGAGCTTCATGAGCTGTTGAATACGTTAAATAGGCAAGCGTAA
- a CDS encoding cupin domain-containing protein, translated as MAQIRIRNTNERIEGEDQVLEFLTKQNVLYEHWDISKLPEQLHNKFTLTDEDKSAILAAYDEEIREIAGRRGYKVWDIVALSEATPNLPEILKKFEQVHTHTEDEVRAITAGRGIFIIKGDEQTGYFDVELTVGDVISVPEGQPHFFTLMDNKAIVAVRLFIEPAGWVADPFEDPSFVK; from the coding sequence ATGGCACAAATTCGTATTCGCAATACTAACGAACGTATCGAAGGTGAAGACCAAGTGCTTGAGTTCCTGACAAAACAAAACGTTTTGTATGAGCACTGGGATATTTCCAAGCTCCCCGAACAACTTCATAATAAGTTTACGTTAACGGACGAAGATAAGAGCGCGATTCTTGCCGCTTACGACGAAGAGATTCGTGAAATTGCCGGAAGGCGCGGCTACAAGGTTTGGGATATCGTTGCCCTTTCGGAGGCGACGCCGAACCTGCCGGAAATTCTGAAAAAATTCGAGCAAGTCCACACCCATACCGAGGACGAAGTACGCGCCATTACCGCCGGTCGCGGAATCTTCATTATTAAAGGCGATGAACAAACGGGTTACTTCGACGTCGAGTTAACGGTCGGGGACGTCATCTCCGTACCGGAAGGCCAACCACACTTCTTCACGTTGATGGATAATAAAGCGATTGTCGCGGTTCGCCTCTTCATCGAGCCGGCAGGCTGGGTAGCGGATCCGTTCGAAGACCCATCATTCGTTAAGTAA
- the metH gene encoding methionine synthase, whose amino-acid sequence MTLTQNKPSLQEALNSRILILDGAMGTMIQQADLSADDFGSDDLDGCNEILVLTRPDVISRIHEAYLEAGSDIIETNTFGATAVVLSEYDIPEKAREINLAAARLAREACDKYSTPQKPRFVAGALGPTTKTLSVTGGVTFDQLIQDYEEQVLALMEGNVDCILIETCQDTLNVKAASIGTRQAFRTMGYELPIMISGTIEPMGTTLAGQNIESFYISLEHLKPISMGLNCATGPEFMRDHIRTLSGLANAAVSCYPNAGLPDENGHYHESPESLAKKLKGFAEQGWINIAGGCCGTTPAHIAAMAEAMKDIAPRKIAGEHPAAVSGIETVYIEEDNRPIMIGERTNISGSRKFKRLIQEGKFDEASDIARAQVKGGAHVIDINLQDTDIDEAYAVNEFLPMVTKKIKVPLMLDSTYDHIIELGLKYSQGKAIINSINLEDGESKFEKILPLIHQYGAAVVCILIDERGQAVSREAKMEVATRSYELLVNKYGMNPEDIIFDPNMFPVGSGDPQYIGSAVETIEGIRMIKEKYPKAKTILGLSNISFGLPDAGREVLNSVYLYHCTKAGLDYAIVNTEKLERYASIPEEERNLAERLIYDTNDETLAAFVAAFRDKKAQKKEKVNNLTLEERLSGYVVEGSKDGLVADLDEALGKYAPLEIINGPLMAGMEEVGRLFNNNELIVAEVLQSAEVMKASVAQLEPHMEKNESAVKGKIMLATVKGDVHDIGKNLVEIILSNNGYKIINLGIKVPPDQIIEAARRENPDAIGLSGLLVKSAQQMVITAQDLRSAGIDAPILVGGAALTRKFTKNRIAPEYDGVVLYAKDAMDGLDIANKLSDPGHRARIIEEHWAAQAKLAEEADQPAKVLPELTRARRSNISPDAPIFTPPDFDRHVLRDYPLAHVMPYVNMQMLLGHHLGLKGNVEEQLAAGDERTVNLKATVDDIMRQSQTEGWLNPQAMYRFFPAQSEGNDILIYDPQDRSRVLKRFSFPRQQVEPFLCLSDFLKSVESGIMDSVGFLVVTAGQGAREQGEKWKESGDYLRSHALLATALEVAEGLAERVHQIMRDNWGFPDPADMTMKKRFGARYQGIRVSFGYPACPDLEDQGPLFELLKPEDIGVHLTEGFMMEPEASVSAMVFAHPEAQYFNVEKV is encoded by the coding sequence ATGACTTTAACGCAAAATAAACCGTCTCTGCAAGAGGCTTTGAATTCGAGAATTCTCATCTTGGACGGCGCGATGGGCACGATGATCCAACAAGCGGATTTAAGCGCGGACGATTTCGGCAGCGACGATCTGGACGGTTGTAACGAAATCCTGGTACTGACGCGCCCGGACGTGATCTCCCGAATCCATGAAGCTTATTTGGAAGCAGGCTCGGATATTATCGAGACGAATACTTTCGGAGCGACGGCAGTCGTACTCTCGGAGTACGATATCCCCGAGAAGGCCAGAGAGATTAATCTAGCCGCGGCTAGATTGGCTAGAGAGGCTTGCGATAAATATTCGACTCCGCAAAAACCCCGTTTCGTAGCTGGAGCGCTAGGTCCAACGACGAAGACGCTTTCCGTTACGGGCGGCGTGACGTTCGACCAACTAATCCAAGATTATGAGGAGCAAGTACTGGCTCTTATGGAAGGCAACGTCGATTGCATCTTGATCGAAACTTGCCAAGATACTCTGAACGTTAAAGCGGCTAGCATCGGAACTCGGCAAGCTTTCCGGACGATGGGATATGAGCTTCCGATCATGATCAGCGGCACGATCGAACCGATGGGTACGACGCTGGCCGGTCAGAACATCGAATCGTTCTATATTTCGCTAGAACATTTGAAACCGATCTCGATGGGACTTAACTGCGCTACGGGACCCGAATTCATGCGCGATCATATCCGGACGTTGTCGGGCTTGGCGAATGCAGCCGTTAGCTGTTATCCGAATGCCGGATTGCCGGACGAGAACGGACACTATCACGAATCTCCGGAATCGTTAGCGAAGAAGCTAAAGGGTTTCGCGGAGCAAGGCTGGATCAATATCGCGGGAGGCTGTTGCGGAACGACGCCTGCCCATATCGCGGCTATGGCCGAAGCGATGAAAGACATAGCCCCGAGGAAAATCGCAGGCGAGCATCCGGCCGCGGTATCCGGTATCGAGACTGTCTACATTGAAGAAGATAATCGTCCGATCATGATCGGGGAAAGAACGAATATTTCGGGTTCGCGCAAGTTCAAACGGCTGATTCAGGAAGGCAAATTCGACGAAGCTTCCGATATCGCCCGCGCTCAAGTGAAAGGCGGAGCCCACGTCATCGATATCAACTTGCAGGATACCGATATCGACGAGGCTTATGCGGTTAACGAGTTCTTGCCGATGGTTACGAAGAAAATCAAAGTTCCGCTTATGCTGGATTCGACCTATGACCATATCATCGAGTTAGGGTTGAAATACTCTCAAGGAAAAGCGATTATTAACTCCATTAATCTTGAGGACGGAGAATCGAAATTCGAGAAGATTCTTCCCTTAATTCATCAATATGGAGCGGCCGTCGTTTGTATTCTGATCGACGAGCGGGGGCAAGCGGTATCCAGGGAAGCGAAAATGGAAGTCGCGACTCGATCCTATGAACTATTGGTTAACAAATACGGGATGAACCCAGAGGATATTATTTTCGATCCGAATATGTTCCCGGTCGGTTCCGGGGATCCGCAGTATATCGGTTCCGCGGTAGAGACAATCGAAGGCATCCGGATGATCAAGGAAAAATATCCGAAAGCGAAAACGATTCTAGGGCTCAGCAACATCTCGTTCGGGTTGCCGGATGCGGGCAGGGAAGTTCTGAACTCCGTGTATCTGTATCATTGCACGAAAGCGGGCTTGGATTATGCCATCGTGAATACGGAGAAACTGGAACGTTACGCTTCGATTCCGGAAGAAGAGCGAAATCTTGCCGAGCGATTGATCTACGATACGAACGACGAGACGCTGGCGGCGTTCGTTGCCGCATTCCGGGATAAGAAAGCCCAGAAGAAGGAGAAAGTAAACAATCTTACGCTCGAGGAGCGCCTATCCGGTTACGTCGTCGAAGGCTCCAAAGACGGATTGGTTGCCGATCTAGACGAAGCACTGGGCAAATACGCGCCGCTCGAGATCATCAACGGACCTCTGATGGCCGGGATGGAAGAAGTCGGCCGCTTGTTCAATAACAACGAGCTTATCGTAGCGGAAGTGCTGCAAAGCGCGGAAGTCATGAAAGCGTCGGTTGCCCAGTTAGAACCGCATATGGAGAAAAACGAGTCGGCGGTCAAAGGGAAAATCATGCTCGCAACGGTTAAAGGCGACGTGCACGATATCGGGAAAAACCTCGTCGAGATCATCTTGTCCAACAACGGCTATAAAATCATAAACCTCGGCATCAAGGTTCCGCCGGACCAAATCATCGAAGCTGCCCGCAGGGAAAATCCGGACGCCATCGGATTGTCCGGCTTGCTCGTGAAATCGGCGCAACAGATGGTCATCACGGCTCAGGATTTGCGCAGCGCGGGAATCGATGCTCCGATCCTCGTCGGCGGAGCGGCGTTAACGCGCAAATTCACGAAGAACCGCATCGCGCCGGAATATGACGGCGTCGTGCTATACGCGAAAGACGCGATGGATGGCTTGGACATCGCGAATAAGCTTAGCGATCCCGGTCATCGGGCTCGAATAATCGAAGAGCACTGGGCGGCGCAAGCGAAGCTGGCGGAAGAAGCCGATCAGCCGGCGAAGGTGCTTCCGGAGCTGACGAGAGCGAGACGTTCCAACATCTCGCCTGATGCTCCGATCTTTACTCCGCCGGATTTCGACCGCCACGTGTTGCGCGACTACCCGTTGGCTCACGTTATGCCTTACGTGAATATGCAAATGTTGCTCGGACATCATCTCGGGTTAAAGGGCAACGTCGAAGAGCAGCTTGCCGCGGGCGACGAGCGGACCGTCAATCTGAAGGCAACCGTAGACGACATCATGAGACAGTCGCAGACGGAGGGCTGGTTAAATCCTCAAGCGATGTACCGTTTTTTCCCGGCGCAGTCCGAAGGAAACGATATTTTGATCTACGATCCGCAAGACCGTTCCCGCGTGCTGAAGCGATTCTCGTTCCCGCGCCAACAGGTCGAGCCGTTTCTATGCCTGTCGGACTTCCTGAAGTCCGTAGAGAGCGGGATCATGGACAGCGTCGGCTTCCTCGTGGTCACGGCCGGTCAAGGCGCGAGAGAGCAGGGAGAGAAGTGGAAGGAAAGCGGAGATTACTTGCGTTCCCATGCGTTGCTTGCCACGGCTCTCGAAGTCGCCGAAGGACTCGCGGAACGGGTGCATCAGATTATGAGGGATAATTGGGGATTCCCGGACCCGGCCGATATGACGATGAAGAAACGTTTCGGAGCCCGCTATCAAGGCATCCGCGTATCGTTCGGCTATCCGGCATGCCCGGATCTCGAGGATCAAGGCCCGCTCTTCGAGCTGTTGAAGCCGGAAGATATCGGCGTTCATTTGACCGAAGGCTTCATGATGGAGCCGGAAGCATCCGTGTCCGCGATGGTATTCGCCCATCCGGAAGCGCAATATTTTAACGTTGAGAAAGTATAA